In Chitinophagaceae bacterium, the DNA window GAGTATACAAGTTTATGTTCTTCGTCATATACTCTTACCATATAGATACCTTTTGGAAGATCATCCATATCAATTCTGAGATTATGCTGATTTTTACTTAAATGATGAGAACTCATTTTAGAGCCTAAAATATTATAAATTTCAACAGTAGAAGCAACTACATCCGGTAGTTTTTTAAACATCAGGTGGTCTCTTACCGGATTAGGATAAATTCTGAAGTTATCTCTATCCAAATTAGGCTTGTCCCATACTGAGCTGTAAACGTCGACAAATGCTTTATAAACAACAATTGTTTCAGAGTCTGCGCTATCAGCTCCTGTTTCATAAAGTCTTATTTGAACAGTTGCATCGCCGGCTTCAAAATTATTTGTAAAATGTACATCAATATTACCGGAAGAGT includes these proteins:
- a CDS encoding T9SS C-terminal target domain-containing protein, which encodes MKAFFTFIFLFFLTLNSVLGQQLQVSTDSVIVYGFSNQHEVVGYATVTNNSDRDITVVWERIVNNTPSAWLGTGSQVCDINLCWVDTVDSRDFILPANSSGNIDVHFTNNFEAGDATVQIRLYETGADSADSETIVVYKAFVDVYSSVWDKPNLDRDNFRIYPNPVRDHLMFKKLPDVVASTVEIYNILGSKMSSHHLSKNQHNLRIDMDDLPKGIYMVRVYDEEHKLVYSKSISKVE